The Salvelinus fontinalis isolate EN_2023a chromosome 32, ASM2944872v1, whole genome shotgun sequence nucleotide sequence atcgctgcctgcacctgcccggctgtccagcatcactactctggacggctctgacttagaatatgtggacaactacaaatacctaggtgtctggttagactgtaaactctccttccagactcacatcaagcatctccaatccaaagttaaatctagaatcggcttcctattccgcaacaaagcatccttcactcatgctgccaaacatacccttgtaaaactgaccatcctaccaatcctcgacttcggtgatgtcatttacaaaatagcctccaaaaccctactcaataaattggatgcagtctatcacagtgccatccgttttgtcaccaaagccccatatactacccaccactgcgacctgtacgctctcgttggctggccctcgcttcacactcgtcgccaaacccactggctccaggtcatctacaagaccctgctaggtaaagtccccccttatctcagctcgctggtcaccatagcaacgcccacccgtagcacgcgctccagcaggtatatctctctggtcacccccaaaaccaattcttcctttggccgcctctccttccagttctctgctgccaatgactggaacgaactacaaaaatctctgaaactggaaacacttatctccctcactagctttaagcaccagctgtcagagcagctcatagattactgcacctgtacatagcccatctataatttagcccaaacaactacctctttacctactgtatttattttgctcctttgcaccccattatttctatctctactttgcaccttcttccactgcaaaccaaccattccagtgttattttttacttgccatattgtatttacttcgccaccatggcctttttatatttttatatatatatatatatattttgtttgccttcacctcccttctcacctcacttgctcatattgtatatagacttatttttcactgtattattgactatatgtttgttttactccatgtgtaactatgtgttgttgtatgtgtcgaactgctttgctttatcttggccaggtcgcaattgtaaatgagaatgtgttctcaatttgcctacctggttaaataaaggtgaaataaaaaattgtaACTTACTTTTTGCTTGTTGTTCTGCAGGTTGGACCTCAGGATCCTTCTGATCTCTTCCTCCCGTTTCTTAGAGACCCGTGGAATCGCTCTGGGCTGGATGTTCCTTGGGAGACACAGATTAAAGATATAACCAAAATTGCCATCACACCAGTCAGGAACAGACAGGCCACTTGTTAGTATAGCCTAGTTCCAGGTCGGTTTGTACGGTCTTGCCAACTCCTGGTCATTGTCACACCGCTtgacagatctgggactaggttAAGGGTCTAACAGAGTACCACATGTGTACATGTACACACAGCAGTGCTCTAGAACATTGGACTGTTGGCTTCAATACTTTTCAAATTCTCAGTGCAGCTCAAGCTATTTCTTCAACTGTCAACACAAATGAATATAGGATGTGTACCAGAGACACGTTGGTTGGGAATTGTGGGGAGGTGCGCATTCAGGCTGTGTATCCACTGCAGATGATGGTCTGGGAGCTGCGTAGCTATGTCACAATGGGACGCCGGACTATCGTGTCCTAGCGTCTGTGGACTATGATTTAAGTTTAAGCCAACAGTGTCCTCTGGTGGAGAGGACTGGATGTGGACAGTAATGGGCCCTtaatctttttatttatttattttattttaccgttattttaccaggtaagttgactgagaacacgttctcatttgcagcaacgacctggggagtagttacaggggagaggagggggatgaatgagccaattgtaaactctTACTGCACGGATGATAAGTACTAAGGACAGGTTGCACTCCAGGGGAAAAAAATAAGTATATCTTAAACAGAAATAGGAGGCAATACTTACTGCATGGAGATGGTGGAGGGCAGAGCTGAGGGCAGCTGCCCACTCTCCACCATCATAATAGCCTGCTTCAGCTCCATCTTGCGGTAGAAGGCGATCAACTCAGGCTCCTTAAAGTTCTCGCCCGCTATAAGCCACCTCTTCACGTAGGTCTTGTTGAAGCGGTTAAGCCTGATATGAGTAGAGGAATGGAAAGAGGGAAAAACAGAAAGAAtaggagatggatggagagagagagagagagatagaaatatGGAGATAAAGAGGAAGAGTTCATGATGTTTGAAGAATAAAATGGCTGCTTTATTCCAGCTACAAAACGATATCAATCCTTTTAATATGTTTATTTCACAATGGCATGGGATCCATACTTCTCCTTCCAGTGATAATGCCCATAATGGCCACAGACACCCTCAACGCCTGTGAGGAGATGGTTCAGGAACTAAGAGAGAAAATGAAGAGTGTTTACAAAGTCTCTGATTAACCATGCAGTAACTTTAGTGTACTATGTAAGGACCCATACTACAGTATAATAATACTGCTTGTCACCCGTGTGTAATATCTTGTGGAcagacgtacagttgaagtcggaagtttacatccacttaggttggagtcattaaaactcgtttttcaaccacgccacaaatttcttgttaacaaactacagttttcggaagtcggttaggacatctctttgtgtatgacaagtaatttttccaaaaattgttaagactgtatcacactgtatcacaattccagtgggtcagaagtttacatacactaagttgactgacttcaaacagcttgaaaaattccagaaaatgatgtcatggctttagaagcttctgataaattatgttaattagcctgagtcaattgaaggtgtacctgtggatgtatttcaaggcctaccttcaaagtcagtgcctctttgcttgacatcgtgggaaaatctttttttttttaaatcagccaagacctcaaaaaaattgtagacctccacaaatctggttcatccttgggagcaatttccaaacgcctgaaggtaccacgttcatctgtacaaacaatagtacgcaagtataaacaccatgggaccacgcagctgttatACCTCACAGGAAGGagtcgcgttctgtctcctagagatgaacgtactttggtgtgaaaagtgcaaataatcccagaacaacagcaaaggaccttgtgaaaatgcagGACGAAaccagtacaaaagtatctatatccacagtgaaacgagtcctatatcaacataagctgaaaggctgctcagcaaggaagaagccactgctccaaaaccgccataaaaaagccagactacagtttgcaactgcacatgcggacaaagatcgtactttttggagaaatgtcctctggtctgatgaaacaaaaatagaactgtttggccataatgaacatcgttatgtttggaggacaaagggggaggcttgcaagccaaagaactccatcccaaccgtgaagcacgtgtggcagcatcatgttgtgggggtgctttgctgcaggagggactggtgcacttcacaaaatagatggcatcacgaggcaggaaaattatgtggatatattgaagcaacatctcaagacatcagttaggaagttaaagcttggtcgcaaatgggtcttccaaatggacaatgaccccaagcatacttccaaagttgtggaaaaatggattaaggacaacaaagtcaaggtattggagtggccatcacaaagtcctgacctcaaccctgtagaaaatttgtgggcagaactgaaaaagcgtgtgcgagcaaggaggcctacaaacctgactcagttacaccagctctgtcaggaggaatggcccaaaattcacccaacttattgtgggaagcttgtggaaggctacccaaaacatttgatccaagttaaacaatttaaaggcaatgctaccaaaaatgaattgagtgtatgtaaacttctgacccactgggaatgtgatgaaagaaataaaagctgaaataaattattctctctactgttattctgacatttcacattctaaaataaaagtggtgatcctaactgacctaagacagggaatttttacaagaattaaatgtcaggatttaaaaaaaactgagtttaaatgtatttggctaaagtgtatgtaaacttccgacttcaactgtacgtaacATAAATAGGTCATGCTGTTACGCAACATTTTGGTTCTGGGTTTCCGAGATTACCTCTGTGTGAATCTCCTCGTTGATGGAAGGTTtgctctccttcttcttcttcacaGCAAGTAGCTCAACCAAGGGCCTGATTGTCATACCCTGAAAAGGTCCAGAAAAGCAGTAGTTAGTTGTAAAGTGAACCTTGTCTATACAAGCAGGTCAAAGTGTTCCGTTTCACTTTTTCAGAGATTTACAGTAACATTTTGGAGCAGAGTCAAGGAATGTTTGAactttagagcaggggtgtcaaaactcattccatggaggggcAAACATCTGTTGATTTTTGTTATTTCCTTGAATTTCAACacccagacaaccaggtgtgggaagttcctaactaatcagtaACCTTAATTGCTCAATAAAGAACAATGGATGATCAAAAACCTCCAGACACTCGACTCcacatggaatgagtttgacacctacGCTTtagggcagtgtttcccaactcaaGTACCTCcaacagcagtggtgtaaagtacttaaagaAAATTACTATTTAAGTCATTTTTGGGGATATCTGTACTTCACAATTTCTATTTTTGAAAACTTTTACTtcattacattcctaaagaaaataatgtactttttactccttacattttccctgacacccaaaagtacttgttacattttgaaatgcttagcaggacaggaatatTGCCCTATTCATACGCTTATCAggcgaacatccctggtcatacttgctgcctctgatctggcagactcacgaaacacaaatgctttggagtatgcccctggctatccataaataaataaaaatgggtgaaaattgtgccgtctgttttgcttaatataaggaattgtaTATTATTTACACTTAtacctttgatacttaagtatattttagaaattacatttacctttcatacttaagtacatttagacccgaatacttttagactttcactcaattagtattttactgggtgactttcacaaaAAAAAGTGTACTGTTGGGGTTACTGGCGGTGTTGGGAAGCACTGCTTTAGAGCATCATTCAGATTGTCTGCCTCACCTGCACAAACACAGTAAAGAAAATGACAGTGATGATTGCTGTCAGAAACAAGTTCCTCATTTGGTGTCTATTTGACAGCAGGTATCCCAGGGAGAAAGCTATGGCCCCTCGCAGGCCACCGTAGGCCACAATGAACTGGTCCTTTTTGGTCAACTTGACAATACGGAATTTGTTTATGATGAATGTAAGGCCAATCACACCTGTAATACACAGAcagataaaataaatacatttttccccAAGTATAAATGAAACAGATGAAAAAGTTATACTTTATCGTTAATGTATTTACATTTTGAACAttttattccacatttttattGCATCTGTTTTAATGTAACTTTTATGGAAATCTTTAAAGAATTAGCATTTAGCATAATACTGACCCAGTACTCGTGACACCAGACAGAGGATGACGGTGGTGATCACGAAGGTCCAGTTCCAGGCATGCGGCCCTGCCACCGTGGACACGCCCAGGAAAATGAAGATGAGCGTCTCACTCACGCTGCTCCACATCTTCAGGAAGTACTTGATGGTGGTGTAGGACTTGTGGGATATGTTGGCCTCCACATAGGGCCGCATCACAACCCCACATACTATCAAACTACGAAGGTAGTACAAGACAAATTTCATTGTAACTTCATGTTCATTTGTCAGTTCAACTTGTAGCATGATGTACTACACTAACCATAATGCTCCATGTAACATACTGAAGCCAACCGAATGGTGTCCCATCTCCTTATCAATACACATCTGTTCTCTGTCAAATAGCTACTTACGCCATGATACCAGAGAGATGGAACATCTCGGAGGAGAGGTAGGCCATGTAGCTGTAAAGGAAGACGAAAAGGGGTTCGATGACGCGGGTGTGAGAGGTGAAACGAGAGGTGAAGGCTGCCAAGAAGCCGTAGATGGCCCCCACCAGGACCCCTCCTAGGGACACCACGAAGAAACACACCACGCCTAGGAACACATCCAATACGGTGACCGTCCCCACTTTGGAGAACTCCTCAAACAGGTTGTACAGAACCTGCATGGAGGGACGAAGGAGGGGTCAGTGGAAATTCGCAGAGATCTGTGTGCgagtcccaaatgggaccctacaTAGGGgatagcgtgccatttgggacactggatagggtgccatttgggacaccgccTATATGTCCAGGAAATAGCAATATTCAATCAACTAGATTTAGTTATAGTTGTCGATTTGATTCTGCGTCACGTTATCCTTGATCAGACTTGATTTCAAGCCAAGGGTCCTCTAACCACTACACCAGTATATCCCTACACCCGTGTTATATGCTGAGACACATTATCCATTTGCTTCACTTTACCTATTGGTTGAATGGTAACATGATTATACATGGTATGTAAACAACATGTGGACTATCTAAATGGTATCCATCAGACAAGCTCCAGATACTAGGGTCGagtcccaaatggtgccctatttgtagtatatagtgaactacttttgaccagtagtggttgcactatatagggaatagggtgccatttgggatgcacactagCTGGCATCAGCCCCTCTCAGCTCTTCAGTCTTTTGGAACACTGAGGCCATTATCACCGCCAGGCAGTAAATACCCTCCCATTGCTTTACTGCTCCATTAAACCAACATCCTCTGTTTGGGTGATAGCTGAATCAGTGGTCCGGGTTGGCATAGCCAGAGCCATTTGGCTGAGTAATATCTATACCTGCCAAAAGCACCTAAATGGCTATTAATAGATGTTTACGCATACAGTGAGCCAGTGAGTGAGCCACAGTCAAATGCCATctacactatatgaccaaaagtatagatcgtcgaacatctcattccaaaaccatgggcattaatatggagttggtcccccctttgctgcaataacagcctccactcttctgggaaggctttccactagaagttggaacatttctgcgaggacttgcttccattcagctacaagagcattagtgaggtcgggcactgatgttgggcgattaggcctggctcgcagttggtgttctaattcatcccaaagatgttcaatggggttgaggtcagggctctgtgcaggccagttctTCCAcaacaatctcaacaaaccattttctgtatggacctcgctttgtgcatggggcattgtcatgctgaaacaggaaagggccttccccaaactgttgacacaaagttggaagcacttTACAGTTAgtactatgcatttgggcagatagcgttctcctggcatccaccaaacccagatttgttcgtcggactgccagatggtgaagtgtgatttatcactccagagaacgtgtttccactgctccagaatcgaATGGCGTCGAGCTTTACACCCCTCTAGCCGATGCtaggcattgcacatggtgatcttaggcttgtgtgcagctgctcggccatggaaacccatttcatgaagctctcgacgaacagttcttgtgctgacattgtttctagaggcagtttggaactcgtaaTGAGtcttgcaaccgaggacagataatTTGtatgcgctacgcgcttcagcactcgccagtcccgttctgtgagcttgtgtggtctaccattttgcagctgagccgttgttgctcctagaagttttcacttcacaataacagcacttacaattgatcggggcagctctagcagggcagaaatttgacaaactgacttgttggaaaggtagcatcctatgacggtgccacgttgaaagtgacTGAGCTCACCAGTAAgatcattctactgccaatgtttgtctatggagattgcatggcggtgtgcttgattttatacacctgtcaacaacgggtgtggctgaaatagccgaatcccaaaatttgaaggggtgtccatatacttttgtatatatagtgtaccttaCAGTTAGCCACTAGCAGAGAGGAAAGTGCTCCATCATGGTTAATAGAAAATTGATTATGCTCATTCTCCTCAGCTGTGAGAACACTGGCTGCCTGTTAAGCGGGGTGGCTGGTGGCGTTAGACACGGGTCTGGAAATGAACACTACATTTACACAGCTGGCATTGGAATAAAGTAACAAAACAGCTCCCGTCATGTTAAATATGAGTTGATGGAAACAAGCCAACATTGTACACAGAAAGAGAAATGCAGCAACTGAGTGAACTAACAGTATCAACCCAAATAAAATTTGGCCTCTAATTTGATTTGTCCCCACTGTGACAAATGACCCTGATGAAGGCGAAGGGCCGAAGCACGCTGGTTTTATCGATCCGCTGCCCATAAATAGTTGCTGAATTTCCTCTTGGAAGCACAGTTTGCTACTCAATTCATGCACCTCGGTTGGAAATCCCTTAACACTCACCACTGTGACAGCATCATTGAGAAGGGACTCCCCAAACACCAGGATGTGAACCAACTCGTTGATATGGATCTCCTCAAACACAGCCAGCACGGCCACAGGGTCCACGGCCGACACGATGGAGCCgaagagcaggcaggccagcaggtCAATTCCGCCCAAACCGACACTCTCGATCTGACACAAGGCGTACAGCAAGCCGCCCATAAAGAAGGTGTTCCACAGGGTACCtagaaagagatagaaagagaatgGCCATGTCCTAATACCTGTACTTGCATCTAAATAGTAGGCATTTTGGGTATGAAGGAAAAACATACTTTTATAGTATGTGAAATTTTGAACATTTAGTATACTTTAAATGCCAGCTCATTTAGGCttttcatttacattacatttaagtcatttaacaaattggtgcattcaccttatgacatctagTAGAGTTCGCTGCACATTGAGGAAGAGAATGGTATTTCGAGACCCACGTGTGTTTGAGGGGACACGCCGTACCAAAATTAACAAATGGCGGGAATCAACGCAATTGCGCATTAGATGAGGCATTCTCAGTAGGAGGAGCTTAGTATGTTGATATTTAATGCTGACTGCATTCGTTTTTAAACAATACGTTCTAAACAGTATGTAGTACGATTAGTATACACAGTATGCAGTTTAAGTAAGTAGTAGGCTAGCTAGATTTCGGACACGGACAATGGTTTATTTCACTAAGGCGACATTACATGGTATCAATACCAGCAAAGGCTAAATTATTTTATACAAATTACAATTTTCAcaaggtagtagtagtagtagttcactaACCATGGCATAACAAGGAGTTTGAAAttatagcacaaacagatctgggactaggcaaATGTGGAAATGTGTTTGTGGCAGTTTAACTATATGATATAAATATGAAAGTAGCAAATACATCTGTATACAAATTGCACAGGAGGGATAAAGTGCTTAGCAGTCAATGCTTAGTTACCTATCACCGCAAACACCAAGATGGTGCCCACATTCTCTGTGAAGGGCCGGATCGGCAGAAAGTAGCCAGCATCAAGGATAATGggagggaggaggcacaggaAGAAGAGCTGGGAGTCCAGTACTGGGGGCTCTTCTCCGATCACCTTGATGAGCCCCCCCACTAGCAGCCCCACCACGATCAGCAGGCAGCTCTCTGGGACCACGCCAGACAGACGCGGGATCAGATGGAAACCTAAATGGGGAGACGAGGTAGTTAATGTTATTATAGAGACATATCTGTCTGCCGTACACCAGGGACCGTATTCATAAagtttcagagtaggagtgcttatctaggatcaggtcccccctgtttATGTAAtcctattcattatgatctaaaaggcaaagctgatcctagatcttttAGTTTTTTCTTTAAGAATACGGGTCTAGGTCAGAAGGCAGTGGGTTTATTACTATGACATTGCTGTATCCAGGCAAGAATATGTGCAATTTCCTCCCTATGTTGATATAGCCTCTGTTGCAATTGTCTTCAGATGTGCAATACATTGTATAAAACAAACTGTGCCTGTAGAAGTGGATATATAgtggggcaaaaagtatttagtcagccaccaattgtacaagttctcccacttaaaaataagagagagacctgtaattttcatcataggtacacttcaactatgacagatgaaatgagaaaaaaaaatccagaaaatatcattgtaggatttttaatgaatttatttgcaaattatggtggaaaataagtatttggtcaataacaaaagtttctcaatactttgttatataccctttgttggcaatgacagaggtcaaacgttttctataagtcttcacaaggttttcacacactgttgctggtattttggcccattcctccatgcagatctcctctagagcagtgatgttttggggctgttgctgggcaacacggactttcaactccctccaaagattttctatggggttgagatctggagactggctaggccactccaggaccttgaaatgcttcttacgaagccactccattgcccgggcggtgtgtttgggataattgtcatgctgaaagacccagccacatttcatcttcaatgtgtggctcagttggtagagcatggcgcttgcaaaggcagggttgtgggttcaattcccacgaggggaccagggttcaattcccatggggggaccaggatgaatatgtatgaactttccaatttgttaaatgtaaatgtctgttaAATGTAAACTTTccaatgacttaaatgtaaatgtctgatggaaggaggttttcactcaaaatctcacgatacatggccccattcattctttcctttacaggGATCAGTTGtccagaaaaacagccccaaagcatgatgtttccacccccatgcttcacagtaggtatggtgttcttggatgcaactcagcattctttgtcctccaaacacaacgagttgagtttttaccaaaaaagttctattttggtttcatctgatcatatgacattctcccaatcttcttctgggtcatccaaatgctctctagcaaacttcagacgggcctggacatgtactggctttaacagggggacacgtctggcactgcaggatttgagtccctggcggcgtagtgtgttactgatggtaggctttgttactttggtcccagctctctgcaggtcattcactaggtccccccgtgtggttctgggatttttgctcaccgttcttgtgatcatgttgaccccatggggtgagatcttgcgtggagccccagattgagggagattatcagtggtcttgtatgtcttccatttcctaataattgctcccacagttgatttcttcaaaccaagctgcttacctattgcagattcagtcttcccagcctggtgcaggtctacaactttgtttctggtgtcctttgacagctctttggtcttggccatagtggagtttggagtgtgactgtttgaggttgtggacaggtgtcttttatactgataacaagttcaaacaggtgccattaatacaggtaacgagtggaggacagaggagcctcttaaagaacaAGTTAcatgtctgtgagagccagaaatcttgcttgtttgtaggtgaccaaatacttattttaaattcataaaaaatcctacaatgtgattttctggattttttttctcattttgtctgtcatagttgaagtgtacctatgatgaaaattacaggcctctcatctttttaagtgggagaactcaattggtggctgactaatacttttttgccccactgtagttaTTTTAAGTTTACAGTATACACATACAGGGGTGCAACttaaacaccccccccccacacacacaaagtgcATCCCCTAGCGgatgggtaggctgtttggagtgtttaccTGACTGGataaaattatataaaaataataaatttacgtcccccccacttctaaaactaaAGTTGTGCCCTTGTAAACATATAACCACTTAATTATTGGATGGATGAAATGCTCTAATCAGTTAGTTGTGCATCATTGTCTGACATTCTAAGCTCTCATAAAAAATTAAAAAGGCCTTTTTTTAGACCGCTATTTCAGGCAACACACAGGATGCTACTGCACAAGTTGCTAGTCATAGGTCAACCATGCTGGTGCTGCAACTGCAGATAACTTAAACCCAAATACACATTTCTTAGGGCAAGTGGATACAAACAGGAGAACCCTAGTACCACTCCAGTACCTCAAGGGTCTCCGCCTAATGTATGTCTGAGTTCTGGAATGTTATAATTTACTACATCTGGGATGGGCCAAGGGCGTGAAGAACAAAAACCCTACATAACTCACAATAAGtttttgcaagaaaggcatttcactgtacttctgCGCGTGAGATTAAAACTTGAAACGCATCAACAGTATGTATCCACCAAGAGACACACCATTCATTATAACAATAACTGAAGCATAAGGCTATTGGGAGACAGTCAGTCTCAATGACTACCGTATAAATATTTCAGGACTAGGACACTGTTTGAAATTGGTATACTGCTGTATGTGCCACTGTATGCATCAGCCCCCACCAGATCCTTTCCTCTTTCTGTTATCACAGAGTACAGAAGAGCAGGCTGG carries:
- the LOC129830964 gene encoding Na(+)/H(+) exchanger beta, translated to MPAFSCAFPGCRRDLLVIVLVVFVGIGLPIEASAPAYQSHGTEGSYLTNVTNTKKAFPVLAVNYKHVRQPFEIALWILLALLMKLGFHLIPRLSGVVPESCLLIVVGLLVGGLIKVIGEEPPVLDSQLFFLCLLPPIILDAGYFLPIRPFTENVGTILVFAVIGTLWNTFFMGGLLYALCQIESVGLGGIDLLACLLFGSIVSAVDPVAVLAVFEEIHINELVHILVFGESLLNDAVTVVLYNLFEEFSKVGTVTVLDVFLGVVCFFVVSLGGVLVGAIYGFLAAFTSRFTSHTRVIEPLFVFLYSYMAYLSSEMFHLSGIMALIVCGVVMRPYVEANISHKSYTTIKYFLKMWSSVSETLIFIFLGVSTVAGPHAWNWTFVITTVILCLVSRVLGVIGLTFIINKFRIVKLTKKDQFIVAYGGLRGAIAFSLGYLLSNRHQMRNLFLTAIITVIFFTVFVQGMTIRPLVELLAVKKKKESKPSINEEIHTEFLNHLLTGVEGVCGHYGHYHWKEKLNRFNKTYVKRWLIAGENFKEPELIAFYRKMELKQAIMMVESGQLPSALPSTISMQNIQPRAIPRVSKKREEEIRRILRSNLQNNKQKMRSRSYSRHTLFDADEEDNVSEVRLRKTKMEMERRVSVMERRMSHYLTVPANRESPRPGVRRVRFESDNQVFSADSVPTVHFEQPSPPSTPDAVSLEEEVPKRPSLKADIEGPRGNASDNHQGELDYQRLARCLSDPGPNKDKEEDDPFMSC